Proteins encoded in a region of the Leptotrichia sp. OH3620_COT-345 genome:
- a CDS encoding HNH endonuclease: RTLKVKKHRLLAFAFIPNPENKKIVNHIDGNKQNNDLNNLEWCTSQENTLHGIYVLKTINQKGRIKK, encoded by the coding sequence ATAGAACTTTGAAAGTGAAAAAACATAGATTATTAGCATTCGCTTTTATTCCTAACCCAGAAAATAAAAAAATAGTAAACCATATTGACGGAAACAAGCAAAATAACGATTTAAATAACCTAGAATGGTGTACTAGCCAAGAAAATACATTACACGGAATATATGTATTGAAAACTATAAACCAAA